Part of the Bacillus sp. THAF10 genome is shown below.
CCACTCCACTATAACCATTGGCTCCAATTATTCCCACCTTCAATACTTTCATCCCCTCCATGGATTAATAATATGAATTATTATAACTACTTATGAATAAAAATACAATAACAAATGATGAATTTTTTATCGTTTTCTGAACAAACTGTTATCTTGCATTATTAATGAAGAAATGCTATATTTATTTGGCGATGAGCTGAATTGTGTAAGTCGATGAACACGCTATTTGAGCAAGGCATGAATGTGGTCATGCTGTTCATCGCCTCAATACGCAAGAAGGCACCTACCTCAGGTGCCTTCTTTTTTTATATTCCTATTCATTTCTGCTATACTTTCTTCATTATGATAGAAAGAGGGAAACGATAATGATACGTTTTGGAATTATCGGTACGAATTGGATTACCGAAGCATTTATTGAAGCTGCAAAGGAAATAAATGAATTCAAGTTAACGGCAGTTTATTCTAGAAATAGCGAAACCGCAGCTAGCTTTGCTGAAAAACATGGTGCAGAACATATATTTACTAATCTTGAGGATTTCACCTCAAGTGAACATATGGATGCCGTATATATTGCAAGTCCAAACTCTCTTCATGCCCAACAAGCGATCTCCTGCATGGAAGCAGGGAAGCATGTGATTTGTGAAAAACCCCTTGCTTCTAACACACAAGAAGTCACTGCCATGATAGAAGCTGCAAAAAGACATGATGTTATATTTATGGAAGCAATGAAAACGATTTACCTGCCAAACTTTCTTGCCATCAAAGCTAATCTTCACAAAATTGGAAAAGTAAGAAAGTATATTGCTAGCTATTGTCAATATTCTTCTAGGTACGATAAATTTAAGGAAGGAACAATTCTTAATGCCTTTAAACCGGAGTTTTCAAATGGTGCATTAATGGACATTGGAGTGTATACCATTTTTCCAATGGTCGTTCTTTTTGGTATGCCGAAGAAGATACAAGCCACAAGTTATAAATTACATACCGGTGTGGATGGTCAAGGAAGCATTGTATTTCAATATGAAGAAATGGATGCGACTGTTCACTATTCAAAAATTGCAAATTCCCACCTTCCTTCCGAAATACAAGGGGAAAATGGCAGTATGATTATTGATAAAATTCACACCCCAGAGAATGTTAAAATCATCTATCGCAATGGGATGGAAGAAGATATTTCAGTTCCACAAAAAAGCAAGTCAATGTATTATGAAGCAAAAGAATTTATCCATGCTATTCAAAAAGGTAGCAAAAAAAGTGATTCTCTCTCCCACTCTTTAAATACAGCAACAATAATGGAAGATGTTAGAAAACAAACTGGGATTATCTATCCTGCAGATAACCAAAAATAGTAGAAAAAAACTCCCAGCTCATCTAAGCTGGGAGTTTGCTTTGTCCTACTTCTTTCTAATTTTTATTGGTAACGATCCTCTTATCGTCCCATCTCTAAAAAAGTTTTTGCCTCTGGCTTTATTAAACCCATCTTACACCCCACCTATACACACCTACAAAACCAATAAAAGAAGAAAATCACTGTGATTTTCTTCTTTTGTTGCTGCAGTAATATACCCCACTTCTCGCTAAAAAATGATAGACAAATGCCTAGTTTTCCTAAATCCATAGGCAAAGTGGAGTTTTTTTCATACCATACATTAGCACACAAAAAATAATGACGTCAAAAAGGAGTTTGTCTATGGAATTTCACAATTACAATATTCCTGCAGAACCTAGAATATTTATGAATACTCACGCTATCTCATCTAATCAGCAGGAGTATCGTAAAAACTATCTATCAGCCATTTTAGAAGAACAATCAGAAATTAACAAAACTGTGTCTTCCTCTGTTGATGAGATGAAAGAGAATTTTAACGAAAATTTTGATACACAGGAGAAACATTTTGTACAGCTATTGGAAATCATTCAATTACAAGAAACGAAAAGTGATGAGATAAAAGAAAATATTTTATCCAATGAAGCAATAGTAGAGCAAAAAATTGAAAGTCTACACGTGTTAATTAATGAGCAAATCAGCCTTGAATTACAAAGTAGATTAGATAAATTGGAAACTATTTTCGCAGAAGAAAAGCTGTTAAGCCAAGCAACGATCGATCAACTAGCATGTCAGGAAAATTTAACACGAAGCATCAGCTCCAGACTAGAAAATTATGAGGAGTTGTATAAAGATATACGCGCAAAAATATCAGACCAAGAGCTTTTGTTTAAGCGGATTAATGAAAAGTTAGAAATTCAAGAAATGTTTCATCAGTCTGTAATGGAACGATTAGCTCATCAGGATGAAGTAGCACAAAACATGACTAAACAGCTGGAAATTCTGAAGAAAAACCTCATGGAAAAAGTGGAATCTGCTATTACCTCTATCGATACAAAATACAAACAAACCCTTCATTATTTTAGTGGGATTTTTGGACTGCAAGAACGTGTTATTCAAAAACAACCTACTTCTAATGAAAAAATAAATGAAGAAAAAGTAGAAGTTGAACAGAAGTAGCACTATGCTAGCTTCTGTTTTTTTAGTCTTTTGGGATATCTGGAACAAAAATTAGGAGCGTCCAGCTTCATGCGCCTGCGACTAGCAAAGCGGGCGCATTGCGCTTTTGAATTTTAGGATACTCATGGTAGCAGCGTCCAGCTCCATGCGCCAGCGACTAGCAAACTTCCCTCGCCTCCTTACGATAAGGCAACACGAAAAAGCTTTCGCTCTTCGTGTTTTCTATATCTCATACGGCTCAGTCCAGTTTGTACGTCGCAAAGCGGGCGCATTGCGCTTTTGAATTTTTAATTGATTTTTCTGAAGATTCATTCTAATATACTAATAGAATATGATAAAAATTGGAGGTTGGTAACATGGCAACACTTATACATAAAACCATTGGACAATTGTTAGATGAAACCACCGACCGATATCCAGATAAAGATGCCGTTGTTTATGTAGAAAACAATTTACGGTATTCTTACCGGGCTTTTCAAGAAATTTGTAATCAAGTTGCGAAAGGTCTTATGAGTTTAGGGATAAAAAAAGGGGATCATATTGCGGTATGGGCGGCAAATAAACCCGAATGGGTCATCACGCAGTTTGCA
Proteins encoded:
- a CDS encoding Gfo/Idh/MocA family protein, with product MIRFGIIGTNWITEAFIEAAKEINEFKLTAVYSRNSETAASFAEKHGAEHIFTNLEDFTSSEHMDAVYIASPNSLHAQQAISCMEAGKHVICEKPLASNTQEVTAMIEAAKRHDVIFMEAMKTIYLPNFLAIKANLHKIGKVRKYIASYCQYSSRYDKFKEGTILNAFKPEFSNGALMDIGVYTIFPMVVLFGMPKKIQATSYKLHTGVDGQGSIVFQYEEMDATVHYSKIANSHLPSEIQGENGSMIIDKIHTPENVKIIYRNGMEEDISVPQKSKSMYYEAKEFIHAIQKGSKKSDSLSHSLNTATIMEDVRKQTGIIYPADNQK